A stretch of the Porifericola rhodea genome encodes the following:
- a CDS encoding MFS transporter: MDIANDKTAQKPSLSFWQIWNMNFGFLGIQFGFALQNANASRIFETLGASKDEIPILWLAAPTTGLLVQPIIGYFSDRTWHPRLGRRRPYFLIGAILASIALIWMPNSPVLWVAAGMLWIMDASINISMEPFRALVADMLPSIQRTTGFAVQTFFIGVGAVVASALPYMLTEWLGVGNTAAPGKIPESVKISFYLGAFAFFSAVLWSVLKTKEYPPEEFVQYNGGEENEEQDHGIRQIFIDFAKMPKTMVQLAIVQFFTWFALFCMWLYTTAAVTEHVYGTTDPSSELYNEGANWVGICFAVYNGFSAVLAFLLPKLALKMGRKRVHTVALIVGGGSLLSVYLVADPQLLLLSMLGVGLAWASILTMPYAILAGSLPASKMGIYMGIFNFFIVIPQIIASSTLGFISRTFFNNQGIYVLMLGGVALIVAGLLVSFVDDVDDVIE; this comes from the coding sequence ATGGATATTGCAAATGACAAGACTGCTCAAAAGCCCTCCCTCAGCTTCTGGCAGATATGGAATATGAATTTTGGGTTTCTGGGTATACAGTTTGGTTTTGCCCTGCAGAATGCTAACGCCAGCCGAATATTTGAAACTTTAGGTGCCAGCAAAGATGAAATCCCTATTTTATGGCTGGCTGCTCCAACTACAGGACTCTTGGTACAGCCTATTATTGGGTACTTTAGTGACCGTACCTGGCATCCTCGCCTGGGGAGAAGAAGACCATATTTTCTGATTGGAGCCATCCTGGCTAGCATAGCTCTAATCTGGATGCCTAACTCTCCGGTTTTGTGGGTTGCAGCAGGTATGCTGTGGATTATGGATGCGTCCATAAATATCTCTATGGAACCTTTTCGCGCTCTGGTCGCGGATATGCTGCCATCAATACAAAGGACTACCGGCTTTGCCGTGCAGACCTTTTTTATAGGAGTGGGCGCTGTAGTAGCTTCTGCATTACCCTATATGCTTACTGAGTGGCTAGGTGTTGGCAATACTGCGGCCCCTGGTAAAATTCCTGAGTCAGTAAAAATTTCATTTTATCTGGGGGCATTTGCTTTTTTCTCAGCAGTACTGTGGTCCGTGCTCAAAACTAAAGAGTATCCTCCTGAGGAATTTGTTCAGTACAATGGAGGTGAAGAAAACGAAGAACAGGACCACGGAATAAGGCAGATTTTTATTGATTTTGCGAAAATGCCTAAGACCATGGTGCAGTTGGCAATTGTACAGTTCTTTACCTGGTTTGCGCTTTTCTGTATGTGGCTTTATACTACAGCAGCTGTTACTGAGCACGTATACGGCACTACCGATCCTAGTTCTGAACTATACAATGAAGGTGCAAACTGGGTAGGAATCTGCTTTGCTGTTTACAATGGCTTTTCGGCAGTATTGGCATTTCTGCTTCCAAAACTGGCACTTAAAATGGGGCGAAAAAGAGTACATACTGTAGCCCTGATTGTAGGAGGCGGAAGTTTGCTTTCAGTTTATCTGGTTGCTGACCCACAACTTTTATTGCTGAGTATGTTAGGAGTAGGTCTAGCCTGGGCAAGTATACTTACCATGCCTTATGCCATACTGGCTGGTTCTTTGCCAGCTTCTAAAATGGGTATATATATGGGTATCTTTAATTTTTTTATAGTGATACCCCAAATTATCGCATCCAGCACATTAGGGTTTATCTCCCGTACCTTCTTTAACAACCAGGGGATTTATGTGCTTATGCTAGGAGGAGTGGCGCTAATAGTGGCAGGTTTGCTAGTCAGCTTTGTTGATGATGTAGATGATGTTATAGAGTAG
- a CDS encoding SDR family oxidoreductase, with amino-acid sequence MQRLKGQVALITGASSGIGQDIAIAMAKEGAKVGINYSSNSEGAEETLKQVEAAGSEGISIQADVSDPESVDQMFDQFMKRFGAIDILVTNAGIQKDAAFLDMSYEDWQKVLSINLGGQFLCAQRAAKAFQSRGVVEGLSKSAGKIICMSSVHDIIPWAGHINYAAAKGGVMMLMKTMAQELAQYKIRVNALSPGAIKTPINEDVWKDELQRKELEKLIPISRLGEPEDVSNAVVWLASDESDYVTGHTLYVDGGMTLYPGFIGNG; translated from the coding sequence ATGCAAAGACTGAAAGGACAAGTAGCATTAATTACCGGGGCTAGTTCCGGAATAGGCCAGGATATTGCCATTGCTATGGCTAAAGAAGGAGCAAAAGTTGGCATTAACTACTCTAGTAATAGCGAAGGAGCGGAAGAAACCCTTAAGCAGGTTGAGGCAGCTGGCAGTGAAGGCATAAGTATACAGGCAGACGTGAGCGACCCGGAAAGTGTAGACCAGATGTTTGATCAGTTTATGAAACGTTTTGGTGCTATAGACATATTGGTTACCAACGCAGGGATACAGAAAGATGCTGCTTTTTTGGATATGAGCTATGAGGACTGGCAAAAAGTTCTCTCTATTAACCTGGGGGGGCAATTTTTATGCGCACAGCGTGCCGCCAAAGCTTTTCAGAGCAGAGGCGTGGTAGAAGGTTTGTCAAAATCAGCAGGTAAGATTATCTGCATGAGCTCAGTGCACGATATTATCCCCTGGGCGGGCCATATCAATTATGCTGCGGCAAAAGGTGGAGTAATGATGCTGATGAAAACTATGGCACAAGAACTAGCCCAATACAAAATTAGAGTTAATGCATTAAGCCCCGGCGCCATTAAAACACCGATTAACGAAGACGTGTGGAAAGATGAACTGCAGCGCAAAGAACTGGAAAAGCTGATACCCATCTCTCGCCTGGGAGAACCTGAAGACGTAAGCAATGCCGTGGTATGGCTGGCTTCTGATGAGTCTGACTATGTAACAGGTCATACGCTCTATGTAGATGGTGGCATGACTTTATACCCAGGCTTCATTGGTAATGGTTAA